One segment of Rosa chinensis cultivar Old Blush chromosome 6, RchiOBHm-V2, whole genome shotgun sequence DNA contains the following:
- the LOC112170605 gene encoding uncharacterized protein LOC112170605: MSNLNKLDFVALEVSRRNYLKWTQDVKLHLTTNKMRSTIIADNITHEDMKARAMIFIRKHMEEALKVEYLAEEDPRSLWVALEERFNHQRTIYLSEARHDWQNIRFQDFKTVNEYNFEICRVRSLLKFCGEELIEADLLEKTFSTFPPSCMVLQQQ, from the coding sequence atgtcaaatctcaacaagcttgactttgttgctttggaagtTTCCAGAAGGAACTACCTCAAGTGGACCCAGGATGTCAAGCTTCATCTAACTACAAATAAGATGAGATCAACGATTATTGCTGACAACATCACCCATGAAGATATGAAGGCAAGGGCTATGATTTTCATCAGGAAGCATATGGAGGAAGCACTCAAGGTGGAATATTTAGCTGAAGAGGACCCACGGTCTCTTTGGGTCGCTCTAGAAGAGCGATTCAACCATCAGAGGACCATTTACTTGTCGGAAGCAAGGCACGACTGGCAGAACATACGTTTTCAGGATTTCAAGACTGTCAATGAGTATAACTTTGAAATCTGCCGGGTTCGGTCACTCCTAAAATTCTGTGGAGAAGAGCTCATAGAAGCTGACCTATTGGAGAAAACTTTCTCCACCTTCCCTCCTTCATGTATGGTCCTGCAGCAACAATAG